The Panicum hallii strain FIL2 chromosome 9, PHallii_v3.1, whole genome shotgun sequence genome has a window encoding:
- the LOC112877374 gene encoding cell division cycle-associated protein 7-like isoform X2, translating into MGKLSAKSDYECLRDARISENMARMEMLGLLRCAGELSDIASASSHRAAGSATPRNRKPPRPRVMSMTPLRRSSRLAAATPTGSTSTNRRSARLNGQSVQHKALPPKGALSKLAAATAAETDEDDDEENLALVVDKKRVQALQERRCDSKGRGGVYDPVLGICCHFCRQKKLCSEEDCKRCGEGDLKQPCLGKTECSSCHSSNGILCRACLKVRYGEAMEEVRGNKNWMCPHCIEEKGIKKFWICNSSFCLKKRKIPPTGIAIYNAREQGYESVAHLLMDRLKRQAF; encoded by the exons ATGGGGAAGCTCAGCGCCAAGTCCGACTACGAGTGTCTTCGCGACGCCCGCATCTCCGAGAACATG GCCCGAATGGAGATGCTCGGCCTGCTCCGCTGCGCGGGGGAGCTCAGCGACATTGCCTCCGCCTCCAGCCACCGCGCGGCCGGGAGCGCGACCCCCCGGAACCGGAAGCCCCCCAGGCCGCGGGTGATGAGCATGaccccgctccgccgctccagccgcctcgccgccgcgacGCCGACTGGATCCACGTCGACGAACCGCCGCTCCGCCCGATTGAACGGACAGTCTGTTCAGCACAAGGCGCTGCCTCCCAAAG GAGCTTTGAGTAAATTGGCGGCGGCCACTGCGGCGGAGACAGATGAAGACGATGATGAGGAGAATCTGGCGTTGGTGGTGGACAAGAAGAGGGTACAGGCGCTGCAGGAGAGGCGATGCGACAGCAAGGGAAGGGGAGGCGTGTACGACCCTGTTCTTGGGATCTGCTGCcatttctgcag GCAGAAGAAATTGTGCAGCGAGGAGGACTGCAAGCGCTGCGGGGAAGGTGATCTGAAGCAGCCGTGCTTAG GAAAGACGGAGTGTTCATCTTGTCATTCTTCGAATGGGATACTCTGCCGTGCTTGCCTGAAAGTTAGGTATGGCGAAG CGATGGAAGAGGTGAGGGGGAACAAGAACTGGATGTGCCCTCACTGCATTGAGGAGAAAGGTATCAAGAAGTTCTGGATATGCAACAG CTCCTTCTGcctgaagaagaggaagatacCACCAACTGGGATTGCCATATACAATG CAAGGGAACAAGGATATGAGTCAGTTGCGCACCTTCTCATGGACAGGCTGAAGCGACAAGCATTCTGA
- the LOC112877374 gene encoding cell division cycle-associated protein 7-like isoform X1: protein MGKLSAKSDYECLRDARISENMARMEMLGLLRCAGELSDIASASSHRAAGSATPRNRKPPRPRVMSMTPLRRSSRLAAATPTGSTSTNRRSARLNGQSVQHKALPPKGALSKLAAATAAETDEDDDEENLALVVDKKRVQALQERRCDSKGRGGVYDPVLGICCHFCRQKKLCSEEDCKRCGEGDLKQPCLGKTECSSCHSSNGILCRACLKVRYGEAAMEEVRGNKNWMCPHCIEEKGIKKFWICNSSFCLKKRKIPPTGIAIYNAREQGYESVAHLLMDRLKRQAF, encoded by the exons ATGGGGAAGCTCAGCGCCAAGTCCGACTACGAGTGTCTTCGCGACGCCCGCATCTCCGAGAACATG GCCCGAATGGAGATGCTCGGCCTGCTCCGCTGCGCGGGGGAGCTCAGCGACATTGCCTCCGCCTCCAGCCACCGCGCGGCCGGGAGCGCGACCCCCCGGAACCGGAAGCCCCCCAGGCCGCGGGTGATGAGCATGaccccgctccgccgctccagccgcctcgccgccgcgacGCCGACTGGATCCACGTCGACGAACCGCCGCTCCGCCCGATTGAACGGACAGTCTGTTCAGCACAAGGCGCTGCCTCCCAAAG GAGCTTTGAGTAAATTGGCGGCGGCCACTGCGGCGGAGACAGATGAAGACGATGATGAGGAGAATCTGGCGTTGGTGGTGGACAAGAAGAGGGTACAGGCGCTGCAGGAGAGGCGATGCGACAGCAAGGGAAGGGGAGGCGTGTACGACCCTGTTCTTGGGATCTGCTGCcatttctgcag GCAGAAGAAATTGTGCAGCGAGGAGGACTGCAAGCGCTGCGGGGAAGGTGATCTGAAGCAGCCGTGCTTAG GAAAGACGGAGTGTTCATCTTGTCATTCTTCGAATGGGATACTCTGCCGTGCTTGCCTGAAAGTTAGGTATGGCGAAG CAGCGATGGAAGAGGTGAGGGGGAACAAGAACTGGATGTGCCCTCACTGCATTGAGGAGAAAGGTATCAAGAAGTTCTGGATATGCAACAG CTCCTTCTGcctgaagaagaggaagatacCACCAACTGGGATTGCCATATACAATG CAAGGGAACAAGGATATGAGTCAGTTGCGCACCTTCTCATGGACAGGCTGAAGCGACAAGCATTCTGA
- the LOC112877341 gene encoding uncharacterized protein LOC112877341, which produces MGKRGNESDYESLRDARISENKARFEMLGLRCAKEELNAMAAPSRRPYTRKQPATGPPRRSPRLNGQAVKHKALPLTGVLGKATAVAVEEKEEEEGEEGDHDAPAVLDEEMDTDGEGMGGVYDPVPGETAISAEEIVQRG; this is translated from the exons atgGGAAAGCGCGGCAACGAGTCCGACTACGAGAGCCTCCGCGACGCCCGCATCTCCGAGAACAAG GCCCGGTTTGAGATGCTCGGGCTGCGCTGCGCCAAGGAGGAGCTCAACGCGATGGCCGCCCCCTCGCGCCGCCCTTACACCCGCAAGCAGCCCGCCACGGGCCcgccccgccgctccccgcGGCTGAACGGGCAGGCCGTGAAGCACAAGGCGCTGCCCCTCACAG GGGTTCTGGGCAAGGCGACGGCTGTAGCGGTGGAGGAgaaagaggaagaggagggggaggagggcgaTCACGATGCGCCGGCGGTCCTCGACGAGGAGATGGACACTGACGGCGAGGGGATGGGGGGCGTGTACGACCCTGTTCCCGGGGAAACTGCCATTTCTGCAG AGGAGATCGTGCAGCGCGGATGA
- the LOC112876247 gene encoding probable serine/threonine protein kinase IREH1 yields MQAPSAPGNGAPAGYQATGHWSDESDQPNVCEERSIRCRLCEEYVPTHWVKDHSKVCAVADRCDQKGFSMDERLIRVAETLEKLVESYSLADYPGAVSHNGAKVSNSSINEESNGQSSKLSDWSTRGSANMPDCIQETDNTTSTSYDDIINLPPVTCETPRSSAGSMTPRSPLITPRSNHIDMLSAEKSANNENDELLQVLRKADIVQKIFAESILTERDILITVRNPFVVRFFYSFTSRENLYLVMEYLNGGNLYSLLRNHGCLDEEVARLYLAEVVLGLEYLHFLHIVHRDLKPDNLFIAHDGHIKLTEFGLSKVGLIDSTKDMPDTVVSGAALYQYGDLMSELKHPTCIRKRSAAGTPGYLAPELLLGTGCGTSADWWSVGVILFELIVGMPAFNAEHPQAIFDNILNRKIHWPVVPEKMSFEAQDLIDKLLTEDPHQRLGANGALEVKQHPFFKGISWDTLAWQKAAFVPSSDSAFDASCFTSRCSWNLSDETIYKTYDFEDSSDNRNRSSSCASKRQDGTGDCCCELSELESDSEVSYYFRNFSFKNLSQLASINYDLLTKEDGPAKSDT; encoded by the exons ATGCAGGCTCCCAGTGCGCCAGGAAATGGAGCCCCTGCAGGCTATCAGGCTACCGGACACTGGTCTGATGAGTCGGACCAGCCAAATGTTTGCGAAGAGCGTTCAATAAGGTGCCGCCTATGCGAAGAGTATGTCCCTACACATTGGGTGAAGGATCACTCAAAGGTTTGTGCAGTTGCTGATAGGTGCGACCAGAAAGGTTTTAGCATGGATGAGCGTCTAATAAGAGTTGCAGAAACACTAGAAAAACTGGTAGAGTCGTATTCGCTGGCCGACTATCCAGGCGCTGTTAGCCACAATGGTGCAAAAGTTTCAAATTCAAGCATCAATGAAGAGTCCAATGGCCAGTCCTCAAAATTATCCGATTGGTCTACCAGAGGATCTGCTAATATGCCTGACTGTATCCAAGAGACTGATAACACTACTTCTACTTCGTACGATGACATAATAAATCTTCCTCCAGTGACATGTGAGACTCCTAGATCATCTGCCGGAAGTATGACTCCTAGATCTCCACTGATAACTCCAAGGTCGAATCACATTGACATGCTTTCAGCTGAAAAAAGTGCAAATAATGAGAACGATGAGCTTCTGCAG GTACTTAGAAAGGCGGATATAGTCCAGAAAATTTTTGCTGAGAGTATATTGACGGAACGTGATATTTTGATTACAGTCCGAAATCCTTTCGTG GTGCGCTTCTTCTATTCTTTTACTTCTCGGGAAAATTTGTATCTGGTCATGGAATACCTAAATGGAGGGAACCTATACTCATTACTGAGAAATCATGGTTGCTTGGATGAAGAGGTTGCTCGGCTGTATCTCGCAGAAGTT GTGCTAGGTTTGGAATATttgcactttttacacataGTTCATAGAGATCTAAAACCTGACAACTTGTTTATAGCCCATGACGGGCATATCAAG TTGACAGAATTTGGGCTGTCGAAAGTTGGTCTGATAGACAGCACAAAGGATATGCCTGATACTGTTGTTAGCGGAGCTGCATTGTACCAATATGGTGACCTGATGAGTGAACTCAAGCACCCAACCTGTATAAGGAAACGTTCTGCTGCTGGAACCCCTGGTTATTTAGCACCAGAACTTCTTTTGGGAACAGGATGTG GTACTAGTGCAGATTGGTGGTCTGTTGGTGTAATTCTGTTTGAGCTAATTGTTGGCATGCCTGCGTTCAATGCAGAACATCCCCAA GCAATTTTCGACAATATTTTGAATCGCAAAATACATTGGCCAGTTGTCCCAGAGAAGATGAGTTTCGAAGCACAAGATTTAATTGACAA ATTATTAACAGAAGATCCTCATCAACGGCTAGGAGCAAATGGTGCCTTGGAG GTTAAACAACATCCTTTCTTTAAAGGCATTAGCTGGGATACCCTTGCTTGGCAGAAG GCTGCCTTTGTCCCATCCTCAGATAGTGCATTTGATGCCAGCTGTTTCACCAGTCGTTGTTCTTGGAATCTGTCAGATGAAACCATATATAAAACATATGACTTTGAGGATTCCAGTGATAACCGAAATAGAAGCAGTAGCTGTGCAAGCAAGCGCCAAGATGGCACG GGAGATTGTTGCTGTGAGCTTAGTGAGCTTGAATCTGACTCAGAAGTCAGTTATTATTTCAGAAACTTCTCATTCAAG AATCTATCACAGCTTGCCTCCATCAATTATGATTTGCTCACTAAAGAGGATGGTCCTGCGAAATCTGATACATAG